The Vairimorpha necatrix chromosome 11, complete sequence genome window below encodes:
- a CDS encoding putative SP-containing membrane protein, with protein sequence MIKRLYLILTTVFICLLFFNQSIAHIVKNKEMMTKTMDTYLSNMAEKHDDIDELRFSDQPEKSPITDVENFCHNNTELTTSFNLRNEHIIIQSPFANENKEITNNIDFVVLKHVCNKFFQLLLTKNEFNSRLRQIYLATNKTYSYPKNLEELFYISVKNYACNVELHPSIKILYFEYLKDFVAESFELIFILSSKKFQRSFLTPLEYERIWSDIDKCIEIKFYTNSEDKLEKMFDGIKYKKIVGNLQKLADRLNDQFYATNRAKNQMPSFLEYMSAATNGLSLLKYMSQISNKNNVLPTEMVMYDDHNNLRETTTRYSSVIDDNPYGYIANSNYDYSREPELPFDVQIKNNDNSTKVGKNEYSTIKSDIDSAADTIRIFHFDTTTKVDSSTETTKKSDEETATRKHLVSSTTDNHFSVITEVDTISSQYNNSFDRITTEENSTNMTRIKHEEKTAREIYTNSSTNDDLFGTTTKEEHSTYKTVKSSDDENTTEVNTLSSTIDDSFFKTTKKEDAANVTTKIYEEETTTETNKSVTINDFVYKAPEETISTTVLNVSSSEEILTDGFLTVVDFNTSVSPSPYIKINDANDDNFKTELPSTITTEINKIDKIKKSSYDENDKNNTQPIRYYLPDQNYNNQDPSIESGPKGPGLLSKVVKKVIDVGSDAVDAVEDIAVEAGGAIAKKGIRKVTKRIDKGMQAAKGALDAIGVGSDIGSGLQSIVKNEGNSKNFPIKKKSTGIQKQKTHGKYNLKSKKNSRQQSVEGTKKSARDKGGKTKNTDGKEEKKTKKPVKDKERKTKNTISKEEKKIKKPEKDKERKTKNTISKEEKKIKKPVRDKERKTKKPVKDKKRTAKKSGENNKKEKSDQYKMAKNKSKDFFSGIADVLKLNWKILTALLGFILPIIAVLCSCFGKTMFKCCSPKKKNIDEEKKELS encoded by the coding sequence ATGATTAAACGGCTCTATTTAATACTAACAActgtttttatttgtttgttatttttcaatcAAAGTATTGCGcatatagtaaaaaataaagaaatgatGACGAAAACTATGGATACCTATCTTAGTAATATGGCCGAAAAACATGATGATATTGATGAATTGAGATTTTCCGACCAGCCAGAAAAAAGCCCTATTACAGATGTTGAAAACTTTTGTCATAATAATACTGAATTAACGACATCATTTAATTTGCGCAACGAACATATCATAATTCAAAGTCCTTTTGCGAatgaaaacaaagaaataacaaataatatcGATTTTGTAGTTCTTAAACATGTATGTAATAagttttttcaattattattaacgaaaaatgaatttaatagtAGGCTGAGGCAGATTTATCTTGCCACAAATAAAACTTATTCGTATCCCAAGAACTTGGAGGagcttttttatatatcagttaaaaattatgcTTGCAATGTAGAATTACACCCATCtatcaaaattttgtattttgaatatttgaAAGATTTTGTAGCCGAAAGTTTTGAActgatatttatattatctagtaaaaaatttcaaagatCGTTTTTGACGCCACTAGAATATGAACGGATATGGTCTGATATAGATAAATGtattgaaataaaattttatactaaTAGTGAGgataaattagaaaaaatgttCGATGGCATaaaatacaagaaaattGTAGGTAACCTCCAAAAACTTGCTGATAGATTAAATGATCAATTTTATGCAACCAATAGAGCTAAAAATCAGATGCCTAGTTTTTTGGAATATATGTCAGCTGCTACTAATGGATTATCTTTGCTAAAATACATGAGTCAgatatcaaataaaaataatgtattGCCTACTGAAATGGTAATGTATGATGATCATAATAATCTGCGCGAAACAACTACTCGATATTCTTCGGTTATAGATGATAATCCTTATGGATATATAGCCAATTCAAATTACGACTATAGCAGAGAACCTGAATTACCATTTGATGtgcaaattaaaaataatgacaATTCTACTAAAGTCGgcaaaaatgaatatagCACAATTAAAAGTGACATTGACTCTGCTGCCGACACAATAAGAATTTTCCACTTTGATACCACAACAAAGGTCGATTCTTCTACTGAGACaactaaaaaatcagaCGAAGAAACAGCAACAAGAAAACATTTGGTTAGTTCAACAACAGACAACCATTTTTCAGTTATAACTGAAGTTGATACAATCAGTTcacaatataataattcttTTGATCGAATTACAACAGAAGAGAATTCTACTAATATGACTCGAATAAAACACGAAGAAAAAACTGCAAgagaaatttatacaaatagTTCAACAAACGATGATTTATTTGGTACAACTACAAAAGAAGAGCATTCTACATATAAAACAGTGAAAAGTTCTGACGACGAAAATACAACGGAAGTTAATACGTTAAGTTCAACGATAGAtgattcattttttaaaactacaaaaaaagaggaTGCTGCTAATGTaacaacaaaaatttatgaggAAGAAACAACAACAGAAACTAATAAGAGTGTAACAATCAATGATTTTGTGTATAAAGCCCCCGAAGAGACCATTTCGACAACTGTTTTAAACGTTTCTAGTAGTGAAGAGATATTAACTGACGGATTCTTGACTGTCGTTGATTTTAATACTTCTGTATCTCCATCAccatacataaaaattaatgatgCGAATgatgataattttaaaacagaaTTACCTTCAACAATTACAACCGAAATAAACAAGATAGataagattaaaaaaagttcTTATGAcgaaaatgataaaaataatactcAGCCGATTAGATATTATTTACCTgatcaaaattataataaccAAGATCCGTCCATTGAATCTGGTCCCAAAGGACCAGGTTTATTATCGAAAGTCGTCAAAAAAGTCATTGATGTGGGCTCGGACGCTGTAGATGCAGTTGAAGATATAGCTGTAGAAGCTGGTGGTGCGATAGCTAAAAAAGGCATAAGAAAAGTCACTAAGCGTATAGACAAAGGAATGCAAGCAGCCAAGGGAGCTTTAGATGCCATAGGCGTTGGTTCAGATATTGGCTCTGGTTTACAAtctatagtaaaaaatgagggaaattcaaaaaactttccaataaaaaaaaaatcaacaGGAATACAAAAGCAAAAAACGCATGGAAAGTATAATTTaaagtcaaaaaaaaatagtagaCAACAGTCAGTCGAAGGAACTAAAAAATCAGCAAGAGATAAAGGAggaaaaactaaaaatacAGATGGAAAGgaagaaaagaaaactaaaaaaccagtaaaagataaagaaaggaaaactaaaaatacaattagTAAAGAAgagaagaaaattaaaaaaccagaaaaagataaagaaaggaaaactaaaaatacaattagTAAAGAAgagaagaaaattaaaaaaccaGTAAGAgataaagaaagaaaaactaaaaaaccagtcaaagataaaaaaagaactgcaaaaaaatcaggagaaaacaataaaaaggaaaaaagTGATCAGTATAAAATGGCTAAGAATAAatcaaaagatttttttagtgGAATTGCGGACGTTTTAAAACTTAATTGGAAAATATTGACCGCATTATTGGGTTTTATATTACCTATTATTGCCGTATTATGTAGTTGTTTTGGAAAAACAATGTTTAAATGTTGTAGCCcgaagaagaaaaatatcGACGAGgagaaaaaagaattgagttaa